DNA sequence from the Pedosphaera parvula Ellin514 genome:
CCCCGATCATTGAATGGAAATATCTTCTCTTTAATTGGAACGACAAACACGAGACCCTCGAAAAAGCCATCGAAATGGCGAAGGCCATCGGCGTGGATTACATCTCATTTTGGCCCACGAATAATCCCATCTATGGATCTTCGTGGCGTTATCGTCTCGGTAAACTCGATGATATTGGTGAGACGAGTTGGAAAGGTCGCGAGGTTGATTTGCGCAAATATCGCAAAATCATCGAATTGGTTCCTGCCTGAACTGGTAAAAGGCGAGAATGGTTCACTGCCGTTTCTTCTTTAACAGCGCAATGCGCGGCAGCACGAACCACAAAATGACAATGAACGCAAACAATCCCGACGCCAGCACGGGGATTAGGACGCTCTTCGAAATGACATGCCCGACCAGGTAAAAGTCGATGCAGATACCGAAAGCCAGAGGCGCCATACTGGATAACAGCAGGCCACTGGCAAGGCGGATGAACTTGCTGGTGACCTCCTGCGGACCAGTTTGCCGGTGATATGCCGCAGGGGTCATTATGAGGGCGATCGCGATTCCCAGCAACGTGAGGGCAATGAAGTGTAGGCGCTGCTCTGCGGAAGTGAGTTTCTCTGAAAAACCCGGATGAAAGACAACGGTTAATTGGAATCCAAACAAGGCCTGGATTCCTGGTAGCACCATGCGACATTCTTCCACCAAATATTGAGCAGCCTTTGACAAAGGCAGTTCCTCACGATGCTCATCTATTTTCTCAGGTTCATCAGTCATGACGCGGTTT
Encoded proteins:
- a CDS encoding DUF6328 family protein is translated as MTDEPEKIDEHREELPLSKAAQYLVEECRMVLPGIQALFGFQLTVVFHPGFSEKLTSAEQRLHFIALTLLGIAIALIMTPAAYHRQTGPQEVTSKFIRLASGLLLSSMAPLAFGICIDFYLVGHVISKSVLIPVLASGLFAFIVILWFVLPRIALLKKKRQ